The Solibacillus daqui genome has a segment encoding these proteins:
- the rplL gene encoding 50S ribosomal protein L7/L12: protein MNKEQILEAIKAMTVLELNDLVKAIEEEFGVTAAAPVAVVAGGAAGAAEEKTEFDVVLASAGAEKIKVIKVVREITGLGLKEAKEVVDNAPKALKEGISKEEAEGIKSKLEEVGASVEVK, encoded by the coding sequence ATGAACAAAGAGCAAATCTTAGAAGCTATCAAAGCTATGACAGTTCTAGAATTAAACGATTTAGTAAAAGCAATCGAAGAAGAATTCGGTGTAACAGCAGCAGCTCCTGTAGCTGTAGTTGCTGGTGGTGCTGCTGGCGCTGCTGAAGAAAAAACAGAATTTGATGTAGTATTAGCTTCTGCTGGTGCTGAAAAAATCAAAGTAATCAAAGTGGTTCGTGAAATCACTGGTTTAGGTTTAAAAGAAGCTAAAGAGGTTGTTGACAACGCTCCTAAAGCTCTTAAAGAAGGTATCTCTAAAGAAGAAGCTGAAGGAATCAAGTCTAAACTTGAAGAAGTTGGCGCTTCTGTAGAAGTTAAATAA
- the rplJ gene encoding 50S ribosomal protein L10 encodes MSKAIETKKVQVGEIADKFKAAASVVVVDYRGLTVGQVTELRKQLREAGVEFKVYKNTLTRRATEAAGLEGINEFLTGPNAIAFSNEDVVAPAKIINEFAKKNEALEIKAGIIEGTVASVEDVKALAELPSREGLLSMLLSVLQAPVRNFALATKAVAEQKEEQGA; translated from the coding sequence ATGAGCAAAGCAATCGAAACTAAAAAAGTTCAAGTTGGAGAAATCGCTGATAAATTCAAAGCTGCTGCATCTGTAGTAGTAGTTGACTACCGTGGTTTAACTGTAGGACAAGTAACAGAATTACGTAAGCAATTACGTGAAGCTGGTGTTGAGTTTAAAGTTTACAAAAACACTTTAACTCGTCGTGCTACTGAAGCCGCTGGTTTAGAAGGAATCAATGAATTCTTAACTGGTCCAAACGCTATCGCATTCTCTAACGAGGACGTAGTAGCTCCAGCTAAAATCATCAACGAGTTCGCTAAGAAAAACGAAGCGTTAGAAATTAAAGCTGGTATTATCGAAGGTACTGTCGCATCTGTTGAAGACGTTAAAGCTCTTGCAGAACTTCCATCTCGCGAAGGTCTATTATCAATGCTTTTATCTGTACTTCAAGCTCCAGTGCGCAACTTCGCACTTGCAACAAAAGCTGTTGCAGAACAAAAAGAAGAGCAAGGCGCTTAA
- the rplA gene encoding 50S ribosomal protein L1: MAKKGKKLQDAVKLIDRATLYSVEEAVALAQKTSTVNFDATVEVAFKLGIDTRKNDQQIRGAVVLPHGTGKTQKVLVFAKGEKAKEAEAAGADYVGDSDMVNKIQQGWFDFDVIVATPDMMGEVGKLGRVLGPKGLMPNPKTGTVTFDVTKAIEEIKAGKVEYRAEKAGIIHAPIGKVSFDTQKLVENFLAVFEVVQKAKPAAAKGTYMKSVNVTTTMGPAVKVDAANVTVK; encoded by the coding sequence ATGGCTAAAAAAGGTAAAAAACTGCAAGACGCAGTTAAATTAATCGATCGCGCTACTTTATACTCTGTAGAAGAAGCAGTAGCATTAGCGCAAAAAACATCTACAGTTAACTTCGATGCAACTGTAGAAGTAGCATTCAAATTAGGTATCGACACTCGTAAGAATGACCAACAAATCCGTGGTGCGGTAGTATTACCACACGGTACTGGTAAAACTCAAAAAGTATTAGTATTCGCTAAAGGTGAGAAAGCTAAAGAAGCAGAAGCTGCTGGTGCTGACTACGTAGGCGATTCAGATATGGTTAACAAAATCCAACAAGGTTGGTTCGATTTCGATGTAATCGTAGCAACACCTGATATGATGGGTGAAGTTGGTAAATTAGGTCGTGTATTAGGACCAAAAGGTTTAATGCCAAACCCTAAAACTGGTACAGTTACTTTTGACGTAACTAAAGCTATCGAAGAAATTAAAGCTGGTAAAGTAGAATACCGCGCTGAAAAAGCTGGTATCATCCACGCTCCTATCGGTAAAGTTTCTTTCGATACTCAAAAATTAGTAGAAAACTTCTTAGCTGTATTTGAAGTAGTTCAAAAAGCTAAGCCAGCTGCAGCGAAAGGTACTTACATGAAGTCTGTAAACGTTACAACTACAATGGGTCCTGCTGTAAAAGTTGATGCTGCTAACGTAACAGTTAAATAA
- the rplK gene encoding 50S ribosomal protein L11: protein MAKKVIKVVKLQIPAGKANPAPPVGPALGQAGVNIMGFCKEFNARTADQAGLIIPVEISVFEDRSFTFITKTPPAAVLLKVAAGIQSGSGEPNRKKVATVKRDKVREIAEQKMPDLNAASVEAAMLMVEGTARSMGIVIED from the coding sequence GTGGCTAAAAAAGTTATTAAAGTTGTAAAACTTCAAATCCCTGCTGGTAAAGCAAACCCAGCACCACCGGTTGGTCCTGCATTAGGTCAAGCGGGTGTTAACATCATGGGATTCTGTAAAGAATTTAACGCTCGTACTGCTGATCAAGCTGGTTTAATCATTCCAGTTGAAATTTCAGTATTCGAAGACCGTTCATTCACTTTCATTACTAAAACTCCACCTGCAGCAGTATTACTTAAAGTAGCAGCTGGTATCCAATCTGGATCTGGTGAACCAAACCGTAAGAAAGTTGCAACGGTTAAACGTGATAAAGTTCGCGAAATCGCTGAACAAAAAATGCCAGACCTTAACGCTGCTTCAGTTGAAGCTGCAATGTTAATGGTTGAAGGTACTGCACGAAGCATGGGTATCGTTATCGAAGACTAA
- the nusG gene encoding transcription termination/antitermination protein NusG: protein MEKNWYVVHTYSGYENRVKANLEKRVETMGMQDKIFRVIVAEHEEIDVKEDGKKKAVMRKIFPGYVLVELIMTDDAWYVVRNTPGVTGFIGSSGGGVKPTPLLPEEAERLLAQMGMNEQRLGEVEITVGEVVEVLEGPFAHFQGRVEEVDIEKAKLKVLVDMFGRETVMELDFNQIQKI from the coding sequence ATGGAAAAAAATTGGTATGTAGTGCATACTTATTCTGGTTATGAAAACCGAGTAAAAGCGAATCTTGAAAAACGTGTAGAAACGATGGGAATGCAAGATAAAATTTTCCGTGTCATCGTAGCAGAACACGAAGAAATCGACGTAAAAGAAGATGGTAAGAAAAAAGCAGTAATGCGTAAAATCTTCCCTGGTTATGTATTGGTAGAACTAATCATGACTGATGATGCATGGTATGTAGTACGTAACACGCCAGGTGTAACGGGGTTCATCGGGTCTTCAGGTGGTGGCGTAAAACCAACTCCACTTTTACCGGAAGAAGCTGAACGCTTACTTGCTCAAATGGGCATGAACGAACAACGATTAGGTGAAGTTGAAATTACTGTAGGGGAAGTTGTAGAAGTTCTTGAAGGGCCATTCGCACACTTCCAAGGTCGCGTAGAAGAAGTAGATATCGAAAAAGCTAAATTAAAAGTTTTAGTTGATATGTTCGGTCGCGAAACAGTGATGGAGCTTGACTTTAACCAAATTCAAAAAATATAG
- the secE gene encoding preprotein translocase subunit SecE, producing MSKVSNFLQEVGSEMRKTSWPKSKELTKYTVVVVSTVIVMALFFTVVDLGVSELFRWFLSL from the coding sequence ATGAGTAAGGTATCGAACTTTTTACAAGAAGTCGGCTCTGAAATGCGTAAAACAAGCTGGCCAAAAAGCAAAGAGTTAACGAAATACACGGTTGTTGTAGTTTCAACAGTAATCGTAATGGCGTTATTCTTTACAGTTGTAGATCTAGGAGTCTCAGAATTATTCCGTTGGTTCTTGTCTCTATAA
- the rpmG gene encoding 50S ribosomal protein L33, whose amino-acid sequence MAKKVVLSCEKCGSRNYSIPKREGTTERLELKKFCSHCNEHTMHKQTL is encoded by the coding sequence ATGGCAAAAAAAGTCGTTTTAAGTTGTGAAAAATGCGGGTCTCGAAACTATAGTATTCCGAAAAGAGAAGGAACTACTGAGCGTTTAGAGCTTAAAAAGTTTTGCTCGCATTGCAATGAACATACAATGCATAAACAAACGTTATAA